GCAAGACGTTCTACCATGCCGAGGAACGTATCCGGATCGAGCGACATGGCGTTGCGCCAGGCGCGGACGACGTCGTTTTCGGGATGCCACCACCCCGAGGCCATCATACACTGCTCGGGTTCGACGTGGATGTAGATGCCGCCGGCGGCAGCGTGTGAGCCGTCGCGAGTCAGGACGGCACCGGCGTGGGTCTTGTACGGAGCCTTGTTATTCGAAAACCGAGTGTCCCGGTAAATCCGGAAGATCGATTTCTTGGGATCGGCGACGAGGTTCAGCCCGTGTGCGGCGGCTTCGCGGGACGCCTGAACGAGAAGGCACTGCAGCGGCCATACGACTTCGTCTTCATAGATCGATTTACGCTCCTTGAACCAGTCGCGCTCGTTATGGCTGGCCAGCTGGCGAAAAAAATTGAACGCTTCGTCACGGAAGCCAGGGAAGGGGGGGAGGTCGGAGTCGAACATGGAGGGGTTGGATGGTCAATTGTTAATTGTCGATAGTTAATTGTTGACAAGATCGTAAGCCATCGATCATCGATCATCGACCATCGATTATCGACCATCAACCAGTAGTCCCGATTTCCAGGCCAGATACCCCATAAACGCTGGCCCGAGGCGCAGTGCCTCTTCGTCGATGTCGAACCGCGGCGTGTGCAGCGCGTGGGCGGCACCCATGGTGGGTCCGTGGATGCCGATTCGGTAGAAGGCGCCCGGAATTTCGCGGAGGTACCAGGCGAAGTCCTCGCTGGCGAACCATAGATCCAGTTCAACCGTGTTTTCAGGCCCGACAAACTCGTGCGCGGCGGCGCGGACCAGGTTGGCCGGGGCCTCGTGGTTGAATAGCGCGGGGTAGCCGACCCAGATGTCGACATCCACCGTTGCCCCGAAGGCCTCGGCCGTGTGGGT
The genomic region above belongs to Rhodothermales bacterium and contains:
- a CDS encoding TIGR02453 family protein: MFDSDLPPFPGFRDEAFNFFRQLASHNERDWFKERKSIYEDEVVWPLQCLLVQASREAAAHGLNLVADPKKSIFRIYRDTRFSNNKAPYKTHAGAVLTRDGSHAAAGGIYIHVEPEQCMMASGWWHPENDVVRAWRNAMSLDPDTFLGMVERLAAAGLTLESDEKLKRSPAGYEHHGDEPIAAFLKFKSYIVSRPLNENELKTPDFAAAVVQMMQDCYPLLTYGWALEKAR